One Fuerstiella marisgermanici DNA window includes the following coding sequences:
- a CDS encoding sulfatase family protein: MMINADNSRLLYSVLLSCIALLPCQQVRAANDEPNVVIILVDDMGYGDPGCYNAESKIPTPHIDSIARDGIKFTDAHAPGPLCHLSRYGLLTGRYPFRAKVGAWRDGPTITDQQVTLPAFLKAAGYDTAMVGKWHLGFAENGYDKAMLGGPVHRGFDSFFGIPASTDIPPYFYIRGDRAVAAPSNRIEANNSDGWSPIQGAFWRAGGIAPDLTLKGVLPRFTNEAVDVIAAHGKKDKADRAPLMLYLAYPAPHTPWLPSPEFVGKSGADMYGDFMMMVDHNIGQVLHAIDESGLSDDTLLVFTSDNGPTWYDKDVKRFGHDSSGGLRGMKADAWEAGHRMPFVVRWPGRVQAGSTSDRLISFVDIYATLAAILKQPLPATAAPDSFDFHDALLQKPSADTVARRVLPLQSGTGMMTIRSGDWKLIQGLGSGGFSQPRKIQPQPGGPIGQLFNLKTDLAEKQNVYAESPAVVAELSAVLEQVKTAIGHRLMK; this comes from the coding sequence ATGATGATCAACGCCGACAACTCCAGGCTTTTGTATAGTGTTCTGCTTAGTTGCATCGCTCTGCTGCCATGCCAGCAGGTACGCGCGGCGAACGATGAGCCCAACGTTGTCATCATTCTGGTCGATGATATGGGCTACGGAGATCCCGGCTGCTACAACGCCGAATCCAAAATTCCGACCCCACATATCGACTCAATCGCGCGCGACGGCATCAAATTCACCGACGCTCATGCGCCTGGTCCGCTATGCCATCTGTCTCGTTACGGGCTGCTGACGGGCCGCTATCCCTTCCGAGCGAAAGTGGGGGCGTGGCGAGACGGGCCGACGATTACCGATCAGCAGGTGACGCTGCCCGCGTTTCTGAAAGCCGCCGGCTACGACACGGCCATGGTGGGCAAGTGGCATCTGGGCTTTGCAGAAAACGGGTACGACAAAGCCATGCTCGGCGGCCCGGTTCATCGCGGCTTCGATTCGTTTTTTGGCATTCCCGCGTCGACCGATATTCCGCCGTACTTCTACATTCGTGGCGACAGGGCCGTCGCGGCACCGTCAAATCGTATCGAAGCGAACAACAGTGACGGTTGGTCGCCAATTCAAGGGGCGTTCTGGCGGGCCGGCGGGATTGCTCCCGACCTGACGCTAAAGGGTGTGTTGCCGCGTTTTACGAATGAAGCCGTCGATGTGATTGCGGCTCATGGGAAAAAGGACAAGGCTGATCGGGCACCATTGATGTTGTACCTTGCCTACCCGGCACCACACACGCCGTGGCTTCCGTCGCCGGAATTCGTTGGCAAGAGTGGAGCTGATATGTACGGCGATTTTATGATGATGGTTGACCACAACATCGGTCAGGTTTTGCACGCGATTGATGAGTCTGGCTTAAGCGACGACACGCTATTGGTTTTCACGTCTGACAATGGCCCGACATGGTACGACAAAGACGTGAAACGGTTCGGGCACGATAGTTCGGGCGGATTGCGAGGCATGAAGGCGGATGCGTGGGAAGCTGGCCACCGAATGCCATTTGTGGTCCGCTGGCCGGGGCGAGTGCAAGCGGGGTCGACGTCGGATCGGCTGATTTCTTTTGTCGACATTTATGCGACGCTGGCGGCGATCCTGAAACAGCCACTGCCCGCCACCGCCGCACCGGATAGTTTCGATTTCCACGATGCACTGCTGCAGAAGCCGTCTGCCGACACCGTCGCTCGTCGCGTGCTGCCTTTACAATCGGGGACTGGAATGATGACCATTCGGTCTGGCGACTGGAAGCTCATTCAGGGATTAGGGTCCGGTGGATTTTCTCAGCCCCGCAAAATCCAGCCGCAACCTGGCGGACCGATCGGGCAACTGTTCAACCTGAAGACTGACCTCGCAGAAAAACAGAATGTCTACGCCGAATCGCCAGCTGTGGTGGCTGAGTTGTCAGCTGTCCTGGAACAGGTGAAAACAGCAATTGGCCACCGACTCATGAAATGA
- a CDS encoding UDP-N-acetylmuramoyl-L-alanyl-D-glutamate--2,6-diaminopimelate ligase, with protein MNSIPVSLQRVLLGSRFLNCADIAARSVTADSRTVLPGDVFVAVAGCRTDGHQHIASAVANGAAAIVVQRPVEGIRVPQCIVPCTAAAFARLCAALTFGDRCPMVSAGITGTNGKTTTSWMLRSILQEAKFQTGLIGTIENSDGVEQQPANMTTPPADRLVQQVGNMLAKRTSHCVIEISSHALTQKRCAGIPLSAAAITNISQDHFDYHGDLQNYRTAKSEIAKLLHPDAPLLLNITDAGCRSVLDAVSEFAPVITFGLDCAEAELGATLLSQTHRSQRICLHLAQGNAEVRLRMIGRHNVENAVAAAGLAEQLGIPLRDIAAGLEAVRTVPGRLERIDEGQPFQVLVDYAHTHDALSRSIATIRDFTPGRIICVFGAGGDRDASKRLMMGQAAAASEVCVVTSDNPRSEDPLQIIHDLMGGLLPGTQAVAEPDRAAAIRQAFELAEPGDVVLLAGKGHETVQEIQERRQPFDDRFVARQLLHELYAPLPEESLHPTYSLIRSA; from the coding sequence ATGAACTCGATCCCCGTAAGTCTGCAGCGTGTGCTGCTGGGTTCTCGTTTTCTGAATTGTGCCGATATCGCAGCGCGGTCTGTGACGGCCGATAGTCGGACGGTACTTCCCGGCGACGTGTTCGTTGCCGTTGCGGGGTGTCGTACGGACGGGCATCAGCACATTGCCAGCGCCGTGGCGAACGGCGCGGCTGCGATTGTTGTGCAGCGGCCGGTCGAAGGGATTCGCGTTCCACAGTGCATTGTTCCGTGTACCGCCGCGGCGTTTGCCAGACTGTGTGCGGCGTTGACGTTCGGCGACCGCTGTCCGATGGTCTCAGCGGGCATCACGGGGACGAATGGCAAGACGACCACGTCGTGGATGTTGCGATCCATTTTGCAGGAGGCGAAATTTCAGACCGGCCTGATCGGCACGATTGAAAATAGCGATGGTGTTGAGCAGCAACCAGCCAACATGACCACGCCGCCCGCTGACAGGCTGGTTCAGCAAGTGGGCAACATGCTGGCAAAGCGAACATCGCATTGTGTGATTGAAATCAGCAGTCACGCGTTGACTCAAAAACGTTGTGCCGGGATCCCGCTGTCGGCGGCCGCGATCACCAATATTAGTCAGGATCACTTTGATTATCACGGCGATCTTCAGAACTACCGAACCGCGAAATCTGAGATTGCAAAATTGTTGCATCCGGACGCACCGCTGCTGCTGAATATTACTGACGCTGGCTGCCGATCGGTGCTGGACGCGGTGTCGGAGTTCGCTCCGGTGATTACGTTCGGCCTGGATTGTGCGGAGGCCGAGTTAGGTGCGACGTTGTTGAGTCAAACGCATCGCAGCCAGCGAATTTGTTTGCATCTGGCTCAAGGAAATGCCGAAGTCCGCCTGCGAATGATCGGCCGCCACAATGTGGAAAACGCGGTGGCGGCGGCAGGGTTGGCGGAACAGCTTGGTATTCCGCTGCGAGACATCGCGGCCGGTTTGGAGGCCGTGCGAACGGTTCCGGGACGTCTGGAAAGAATCGACGAAGGTCAGCCGTTCCAGGTGCTGGTCGATTATGCTCACACCCACGACGCCCTGTCGCGTTCGATTGCCACAATCCGGGATTTCACGCCGGGCCGAATTATCTGCGTGTTTGGTGCGGGTGGCGATCGAGATGCCTCGAAGCGTCTAATGATGGGGCAGGCGGCCGCCGCGTCAGAAGTATGCGTTGTCACGTCTGACAATCCTCGATCCGAAGATCCACTGCAGATTATTCACGATTTAATGGGTGGGTTGTTACCAGGTACTCAGGCTGTGGCCGAACCCGACCGCGCCGCCGCGATCCGGCAGGCCTTCGAACTGGCGGAACCAGGTGACGTTGTTCTACTGGCTGGCAAAGGGCATGAAACGGTTCAGGAGATCCAGGAACGTCGGCAGCCGTTTGACGACCGCTTTGTCGCCCGGCAGCTGCTGCACGAACTGTACGCTCCGTTGCCCGAAGAGTCTTTGCATCCGACGTACAGCCTGATTCGTTCTGCCTAA